The following coding sequences are from one Lolium rigidum isolate FL_2022 chromosome 6, APGP_CSIRO_Lrig_0.1, whole genome shotgun sequence window:
- the LOC124664460 gene encoding protein MAO HUZI 4, chloroplastic-like, translating to MDCEPGRGWSGSWTVVATAPADRASSHSGGTRHRPLPKMVLLVASQSQEVMAASCPSALAISTTSRVAGLPLLLSLRRTPAPAGTRAAALAAGHGAACSWSPLRPDLAVAPRRAAGGARARAPLLRPRAWLTSPQIASTAFTVGTVAVLPFYTLMIAAPNADITKRTVESTAPYVALGILYAYLLYLSWTPDTIRAMFASKYWLPELPGIVRMFASEMTVASAWIHLLAVDLFAARQVYHDGIKNNIETRHSISLCLLFCPVGIAAHALTKVLAGSVGRSH from the exons ATGGACTGTGAACCTGGACGTGGTTGGTCTGGGAGCTGGACGGTGGTGGCAACCGCCCCGGCCGACCGTGCCTCCTCCCACTCCGGCGGGACCCGCCACCGACCCTTGCCCAAGATG GTGCTCCTCGTCGCCTCCCAGTCCCAGGAAGTAATGGCGGCCTCCTGCCCCTCTGCCCTGGCCATCTCCACCACCTCCAGG GTCGCTGGACTTCCCCTGCTGCTGTCGCTGAGGCGGACGCCGGCGCCGGCAGGCACGCGCGCTGCTGCCCTTGCCGCCGGCCATGGAGCCGCCTGCTCTTGGAGCCCTCTCCGGCCGGACCTCGCCGTggcccctcgccgcgccgccggcggcgcgcgggcaaGGGCGCCTCTGCTCCGGCCTCGCGCAT GGCTGACGAGTCCACAGATCGCCAGCACAGCATTCACCGTGGGCACGGTCGCCGTCCTGCCTTTCTACACGCTCATGATCGCCGCCCCCAACGCCGATATC ACTAAGCGAACCGTGGAGAGCACCGCCCCCTACGTGGCTCTTGGCATCCTCTACGCCTACCTGCTCTACCTCTCCTGGACACCCGACACCATCCGCGCCATGTTCGCCAGCAAGTACTGGCTCCCGGAG TTACCGGGAATTGTGAGGATGTTCGCGAGCGAGATGACCGTCGCCTCCGCCTGGATCCACCTCCTAGCCGTCGACCTCTTCGCTGCCAG GCAGGTGTACCACGATGGCATCAAGAACAACATAGAGACCAGACATTCCATCTCGCTGTGCCTGCTCTTCTGCCCCGTCGGGATCGCGGCTCACGCCCTGACTAAGGTACTGGCGGGTTCGGTGGGTCGCTCGCATTGA